In the genome of Neovison vison isolate M4711 chromosome 4, ASM_NN_V1, whole genome shotgun sequence, the window AGATATATTATTGTTTAATATGATGTTATGAGTAGGCAGCATGGATTGTTTTTTTGAGTAGACAAATAAAAGCTCAAAACATCATAAAGAGGTGTCAGTTGAGATTCTTTAAGTATGAGTGTGATATGACCCAAAAATGTAAAGTAGGATTTATTGTCTGTCTGCCTGTTttagttaaacaaacaaacaaacaaataaaaatcatatttatttaagGCATACAACATgaagattttatatacatatacatagtgaaatgattactatTGTAGGGTTACTTAACCTACACTCTCACATAGTTACCTTTTCTGTGTGGTAGACACCTAAGATcaattctcttagcaaatttccatTGTAAGTATTACTACCTATAGTCATCGTGACCCACATTAGATCTTAAGACTTATTCTTCCTAAATAACTGCAACTTTGTACCCTGTAATCAACAGcttcccatttcctcttctgttgGTAAGTACCCTTCTTCTCTCTTGTTCTACATATTTGAcattttaggttccacatataagtgagatcatgtaggttttttctttctgtctttggctcatttcacttaacataatgtcctccaggttcatccatgttgttgcaaatggcaggacttttttttttaaagctgaaaaatattccatcatatgtatatgtatcataATTTCTTTAACCATTCAACAGATACTAATTTgtctccatatcttggctattgtgaataatgctgcaatgaacatgggaactCAAGGTACTGAGTTCATTTGCTTTAGGTTTAtaccagaagtgggattgctggatcacatggtggttctattttcaattttttttaaggaaatgctaTTCTATTTTCCATATTGACTgaaccaactttcattcccacaaCCATgtacaagagttcccttttctccacatcctgtcaacacttgttattttttattttttgttaatagcCATCCTAACGTTTGAGATggcatctcattatggttttgatataTATTTACCTAATGATTAGTGTTGCTGAgatatcttttcatatatctgttagccatctgaatgtcttctcgaaaaaatatctgttcagggCTTTGCTAATTTTCAAAATCTGattgttgtttttgctgttgagttgtatgcaTTCTTTGTATAGTTTGGATATTAagcctttatcaaatatatagtttgcaaatattttctcccaatcccTAGGCCACCCtttttttgttgattgtttcctttgctgtgaaaaaatttttaattgatgtagtctcacttgtttacttttgctttggtTGTTCGAGCTTTTGatgtcaatattttttaaagaatcactgCCTAGACCAATATCAAGAATGTATTCCCCCTGATTTCTTCTCGGAGTTCGCATCTCTTTCAGTTTAGTCTTTAATTCacttttgggtttatttttatgtatgtgtaaGATAAGTGTCTCTTTATTTTCTGTGGACCTGGGGAACTCTTGAATGCTGAGCTCTGTTTGATCAGAGAACTAGGGAGTCAGTCCCTCAGTTGACAGCCATAAAAGCTGGGGTGCTGGATATGCAGTCCTATTATTTTATCCTCAGaagctgggagttgtgagttCTCTCCTGGTTATAAGGAATTGTGCTAATAGTGGGGATTGTGCCACTAATATGTCTCAGCATCTTCAACCCTTTAAGATGTGGGTATTTTCTCAATCATCCTATGTGTAGGAGTTGCTCAACTACTTTTTGGGTTCCTCTTAGAGGGATTTGATCCCTGTATCTAGGTGTTTATTTGATGCATCCATGAGAGGAGAAAGCTTCCTCAGGAGCCTCCTATTCTGCCATCTTACTGacctccttccccagattttatTGTATACTAAAGGAGCATTAGGTCCCTGGCAAAAAGGTAGAGTAGCCAAAGTTATAACAAATACTGAGAAGAGAACACAAACAAATGTATAGGGGAGAGAAAACTAAATAGGATTAACTCTTAACTGTTCACTGATCAACACTGGTAAAAATTTTCTCAGACTAATcatgattaaagaaaaacaaagtgaagGGTGGAGATGGAAGTCTCATGacacagcaggaaagaaagaactgtAGAAAGAACAGATCAGGTTttgagaaggaaatgaaggaaatttATAAAAGTATATGTTTCTAAATCACAAACGAGAAAGGCATTTCTGGAATGActtgttctgttttattgtttaAGAAATGAGACTTGAAACATAGAGAGTCTTCATTTTCCTGCTCAACGACCCTTACCTGAAACTTgtatgggtcctgggattggcagGTAGCTCTGTTTCTGCCCTCAATTCCTCTTGCTGCCTTTagctctcattttcctttttttgtgcaCTGCAAGAAAAGGAAAGTTAGTGAAAATGCAGtgattcaaaaatttttaaaattttaattattcttgTTTAATGTTCAAAacagatataataaaaaatagttctatggggaaaaaaaccactTTTCTGAGTGAAATGGAGGAAACCCCATTCCAGTGTACATCTACATGAATTCATACCTTCTTCTCTGCCTTGGATAATGAAGAAGGGCCCTTAAACATTtgtgtttccttcctctttttttcaagtcttcttcattttctcttaagcCCATATAAGAGGGTAAATTATTAATAGTagtaattgagaaaaataaaaagaataagataccATTGCAATACCTTTCCCTTTGTGATCCCACTGAAGGCTGAGAAACTAAAGGCCAAGAAGATcaaaggtaataataataaaaaagtcttCAAAGCCTCTCATCCATTCCTAAGCCCTTAGTGCTGTGGACAGTTGTCTCCAATTTTATTTAGGTTTGTATTTGTGGATAGGATGCATGAAGAAAATCATGTTTGCTACCTTATCTACCCCAAGACAGAGGTCATGTTATTACTAATACTGCTATTACTATAGTACTACTACCAGTATTTGTTCACAAAGTACTTTCCCCATAAGCTAACTACAGTTGAGCTTAAATGTACTTGTGAGTTTGGTGATAttcctttgttttatatataaaagctTGTCACCTAACCCAAATCACGTAGTTGTAAATAAGTAAGACACaaaatcatttttgaaatttAGGTTCGGTTCTCTGATTCCAGATCTTGCACAAGGACCTGATTTTTCCCAATATTTCCTTTTGTAATAAGTTTACACTTTTCATTATGATGCGTCTAGTTGGCATATGTCAGGGGTAGCTTTTATAAACTTTCCAACCAAATTTTCCTCATTGTTTATCATTTTGCCTACCATTCTCACCTACCAAACTCTCCTTGCCCTAGAATTTGAGGTACGGTGGTAAAGATGTGAGCTCCTAAAATTGCACTGCATTATCTCCAGGCTTTAATGGGTCTCCCTGAGACCATCTCATGTTCCTATGAAGGTGCTGACCTGACTCTGATGCAGACTGGGTATGTTGGGATAAAGCCTGTCATCTTCACCCATAAATGGTCTGAAACATCTGGTGAAGGCTAGCTAATTGTATACAGTATGTATTCACTAAAATGGTTCTTTGCTTCAACAACTTTTGTTATCTCTGATTCTGCAGATTAACGattctcacatttttttaatgggaaCAGATAACCAGACATGGGTGAGAGAATTTATTCTCCTTGGCCTGTCCAGTGACTGGGACACACAGGTCTCCCTCTTTGTCCTGTTCTTAGTCATGTACATAGTGACAGTGCTGGGGAATTTCCTCATTGTTCTTCTCATCAGACTGGACAGCCGACTCCACACTCCCATGTACTTCTTTCTCACCAACCTCTCCCTCGTTGATGTCTCCTATGCCACAAGCATCATTCCTCAGATGTTGGTGCATCTTCTTGCAGCACATAAAGCAATCCCATTTGTGAGCTGTGCCGCCCAGTTATTTTTCTCCCTAGGCTGGGGTGGGATTGAGTTTGTCCTATTGGCagtgatggcctatgaccgctatgtggctgTGTGTGACCCCCTGCGATATTCAGTCATCATGCATGGAGGCCTCTGTACTAGGTTGGCCATCACATCCTGGGTCAGTGGTTCTATCAACGCTCTTATCCATACTGCCATCACATTTCAGCTACCCATGTGTAGAAACAAGTATATTGATCACATATCATGTGAAATTTTAGCTGTGATCAGGCTGGCCTGTGTGGACACCTCCTCCAACGAGATCGCAATCATGGTTTCTAGCATTGTTCTGCTGATGACACCTTTCTGCCTGGTTCTCCTGTCCTACATCCAGATCATCTCCACCATCCTAAAGATCCGATCCACAGAGGGCAGAAAGAAAGCCTTCCACACCTGTGCTTCTCACCTCACAGTGGTTGTCCTGTGCTATGGCATGGCCATTTTCACTTATATCCAGCCCCACTCCAGCCCCTCTGTTCTTCAGGAGAAGTTGATCTCTCTCTTCTATGCTGTGTTGACACCCATGCTGAACCCCATGATTTATAGTGTAAGGAATAAGGAGGTGAAGGGGGCCTGGCAGAAACTACTAGGGCAATTTTCTGGACTAACGTCAAAACTGGCAACTTGATGAATCCTGAGCATCACTTAGAGAAAGGAGCTTTGCCTGTGTTTTCTCCCACTTAACTCAGATCTGGCAGGCATTACCTGCATTGCCTTGGCAACCAGGAAGGAGATGACGACACATGTACCAGTGATGCTGGGTAGGAGGCTGGAGGTTGGGTTGGGCTGTGGggtgtgggtttatttttatgtCACAGCAGCATATTCACTGGAGTTGAGAACCGCTGTAATAGAACTTCCCACCTTTggcaaacaataagagactcttagtcacAGGACACAaattgagggctgctggagggggagagggatgggTGGATGCGacaactgggtgatggacattaaggagaaaatgtgacgtaatgagcactgggttttatataagactgatgaatcactgaactctacctctgaaactaatagtatattgtatgttaattaattgaatttaaataaaaagtaataaattctaaaaaagagaggaaaaaaaagaaaaagaaagaactcacCCTTTCTCAATCTTCTTTCATATGGCCTGAGAATAGTCGAAGACGATACTATTTACTCTTCATTTGTCACATCGTTTGTAATTAGGGACCTATTCATGAATCTTACCTTGGAACACAATTTTTAATCCGCCACATTGTGTAAAAGATCACCAAGTTTCCACTGGGAACAAAATCATTTTCAATTTGAAGACTCACTTAAAATGTGTGGTATATGTAGCCATATTCAGTAATTGTATGTGTCACTATTCTGAGTAGAATGTTGCTCTTAAGGCTGATGAAGATATTTATTTGTGCTACATTCACTACCTGTGGATATAAAGACTGTCTTGAGTAATGGAAATAATTGGGTGGAGAAATGTCAACTAAAACTCTTGTTTTACCCTGGTGAGGATATAACCAAGTGTTGTTTGTATACAATGACATTATTGGCTAAGGAGCTGAGATCCAGTTACTGCTAATTTATTGTGTATACATGGGCATTCATTCAAAGACAAAAATTCTCTAATTCTAAATATTCAGCAGACTTTTTCTCTGAGACTTTAGaaataaagtaaacaaataatgtaataaatgtgtaaaatatcaaaaatatagttaatataaGAAAAGCAGTTCCTTAAAACAATCAATGAAAGataatatagctttttttttccaatttatttattttcagaaaaacagtattcattattttttcaccacacccagtgcgctTTGATGTGGATTTTGGGTTATTGGATATGTCAGTCTGCTGTGCAGATGTTAATTGCACGTCTCCATATTAAGAGCCTTCTTATatgcccccaccccaacacacacacacacacacacacacacacaaggcccTACTCAACCTTTCTAAACCTAGTAAGCCAGTATGATCTGTTAGTGTACCTCACCTCTgacaagaaacttaaaaaaagtaaaagagggaGGAAATGATTAAACAAAGCACATGTAGGAGATGGAGGAGAATATGATAATTGTGGGTCTTCTCACTTTTTTCAAGAACCTCAAAATGGCaccctctttctgtccctttgtCTCTCCACTGAGTGTTAATTCTCATTTGGTTGATTTGTATTTGGGAGTTTGCAATCAGGAGTCAGAGGGCTTCCACTGATAACCTATTTTCTCTGTGAAACAAGAGGAAGGGCCCATTGCTGAGAGTGTGGAGGAGGAAAGGCAGGAGTAAGAGGTGTAGGAATGATGAAGGTTAAAAACCCATTTGGGGTCTAGGATAATGTGTCCCATTTGCTGTGGATGCCACTATCTGGCATTTCATGCAGTATCAATTACAAAGCCATTGTGGTCAAATTTTCCCTCTGATATGAACAACTTTATTCTTAGCTTTCTAAAAAAGTCACAGATGATCATCTTGTTGGCATCAACTTTGTTAAAGACACTGCTTATAGGCATTGTGGGGCACCAAAGTTATGTTTAGATGTGCCCATTGCCTCTGGAAATTTATCGTCTTCTAGGACAGAGGTTGGGAAACTTTCTGTAACTGGCCAAATTACAAATGTTTTAGGCTTTTTGGGCGACACAGTTTCCTTCACAGCTCCTCCACTATTGCAGCACTAAGACAGCTACAGACTACACATAAAAGAATGAGTGGCACTAGTACAAATAAATCTCAATTTATGAACACTGAAAtttgagttgtataagttattAAAACATTCTTCGTCTTTTGATTCAACTATATAAAAGTGTAAAACACATCGTTTTCTTGTGGGccatacaaaaacaggcagcaggccaCATTTGGGCTCTGGGCTGCAATTTTTTACAGCATTTTAGAAGAACgagtataaaaatatgtaaaattataacaAAAGGTATGCACATAAGGAGCTCTGGAAATTCAAAGAAAGAGgggaatttttttcctctggatgtGGAATGATGGTCATATAGGAGAAGGCTTCTAAGAGAAGATGAAGTACgcatttcattttccatttcataaaGCATCTCATTTCTCATAATCATTTGGGTTCAATTACCCAAGATCTAAGGACACCATACTAATGGGTGAATGGAAGAGATGAATCATGCATTCTGCACCATCTTAGATATCTGTTGAGTACTAATGGCTGATTTATATAACTTCTTAGCTCTTGAATAATTTAACAACAGTGGCAGGACTATAGTGAGCACATTCTCTTATATTCAAGCTGAAGCTTTCATTTTACTGTCCCTTATCCTGATAAATGGGACCAGCAGCTATTCCCCCATTCCATTAAAATCCAAAATTTTAACATCTAAACCTGCCCCTATTAAATATAGGTGCACACTACCAAATGAGTGTCCATATGGTTTGATTGTCATTTCTGCTCCATTGTTAGGTTAGGCTGCTCTCTGTGAAATCTGATCTTCACTATAATTTTCCCTCATCTTTAGAACATTCCTTTGATCACTTGTATGCACATTACTCCCTGACTCCTTTGAGCCTTCTATATCTTCCTCATCAAAATGCAACAGCATATGAAATAAGTGCAATCCTGGAGAAGTTACAAAACTTAAATAAGACTCAGCTTCATTTTCTACAATGTGAAGAATAATAAACCGCTAGTGAGAAATTTGAGAGGTTGGAATGAAACATTATATGTAAAGCACTTTGTAAAATGTCTGACACATAAAAAGCACTTGATAACTGTTAgctagtcattattttttttctaacagagcatctttcccatttccccctacttcctgtcctctccaatCCTCTAAAAATGTTTTAGGCCTATTAGCTAGCCCACCCAAAGCAAGGTAAAGATTCTGATACAAGAGTAGTTACCAGAAAAGTGTTTAGAAAATAGACCTCTGATTTTTGGCAGCAAAGAACAAATTCTGTCTCATTCATTCATAATGGGGGGAGTATTATCCCCAAAGGGGTAAAAATTAGCCCTTGTAGAGGGAATAAAAATGTCTTAATTATTGTATTGATTTTTGTCCTTCAAAGAGCCATGGCACATAAACAGATATGTACTatactatataattttatatactataaaattaTATGGGAGTGAGTGAGTGGTTAAGAAAGAGATATctaagggtattatgcttagcaatataagtcaatcagacaaagacaactatcatatgatctccctgatatgatgaagtgaagatgcaacgtggggggttggggggtaggaaaagaat includes:
- the LOC122904159 gene encoding olfactory receptor-like protein OLF3 — encoded protein: MGTDNQTWVREFILLGLSSDWDTQVSLFVLFLVMYIVTVLGNFLIVLLIRLDSRLHTPMYFFLTNLSLVDVSYATSIIPQMLVHLLAAHKAIPFVSCAAQLFFSLGWGGIEFVLLAVMAYDRYVAVCDPLRYSVIMHGGLCTRLAITSWVSGSINALIHTAITFQLPMCRNKYIDHISCEILAVIRLACVDTSSNEIAIMVSSIVLLMTPFCLVLLSYIQIISTILKIRSTEGRKKAFHTCASHLTVVVLCYGMAIFTYIQPHSSPSVLQEKLISLFYAVLTPMLNPMIYSVRNKEVKGAWQKLLGQFSGLTSKLAT